A genomic window from Lotus japonicus ecotype B-129 chromosome 1, LjGifu_v1.2 includes:
- the LOC130732794 gene encoding F-box protein At5g07610-like gives MRFITLDFDFIVLRSCNGLLLCRLAFCSDSYFIYNPITRDFTNLNLGTHPLSRQSYIIDHYLAFDPSVSSPFYKVVSLAVSRDSPLDWVFHVYTIFQPHSPRIGPPVSVSIPFPLAWESDSDRGVYCNGAIHWCNRGDFSVYFDVDAQCLKYYSMPLSNSDEWLKTRIYYFGESGGHLHLILPEPEPLKENQKPSFYDIFELKEDYSGWLLTHRIDMKSIRLQFTHMRSCFNYYIFHKNKSSISVLIVAREGAIINDPVDNTSTKLCDFEIGTSIWIRLAQGRVVPHFDILC, from the exons ATGAG ATTTATCACTTTGGATTTCGACTTCATCGTCCTTCGTTCCTGCAACGGCCTTCTCCTCTGCCGCCTCGCCTTTTGCTCCGACTCGTACTTCATCTACAACCCTATTACCCGAGATTTCACCAATCTCAATTTGGGTACCCACCCATTAAGCCGCCAAAGCTATATAATCGACCATTATCTCGCTTTTGATCCCTCGGTATCATCGCCCTTCTATAAAGTCGTTTCTCTTGCAGTGAGCCGGGATTCACCGCTTGACTGGGTCTTCCATGTATATACAATATTCCAACCTCATTCCCCCCGTATTGGCCCTCCGGTTTCTGTctctatcccatttccactggCATGGGAATCTGATTCTGATCGTGGGGTTTACTGCAATGGTGCCATTCATTGGTGCAACCGAGGTGACTTTTCAGTCTATTTTGATGTTGATGCTCAGTGTCTCAAATATTATTCAATGCCCTTGTCCAATTCGGACGAATGGTTAAAAACACgtatttattattttggagAGTCCGGGGGACATTTGCATTTGATACTTCCCGAGCCCGAgccccttaaggaaaatcaaaaacctagtttttatgatatttttgagCTCAAGGAAGATTACTCTGGTTGGTTATTGACGCACCGTATTGATATGAAATCCATCCGACTTCAATTCACACACATGAGGTCTTGTTTCAACTATTACATTTTTCACAAGAACAAATCATCCATCTCCGTCTTGATTGTAGCTAGAGAAGGAGCCATTATCAATGATCCTGTGGATAATACTTCAACTAAGTTATGTGATTTTGAGATCGGTACATCCATATGGATTAGGCTTGCTCAGGGTCGTGTTGTTCCGCATTTTGATATCCTATGCTAA